ATGGGAAGCCAGATCGGTCCCCTCCAGTTGGAGTTGCCCCCGAACATGCCGATGTCCGATTCACCCGGGGTGTATTTCACGGTGTAATCCACCCCATCGAGTTTGAGGGTGTAGGGATGCACCTCATGCACCTTCGACACCGAACGGATGCCGTAAGGGGAGAGAAACTCGTCTTCGTCCAGCAGGTAGGAGAGCACCTGAACGAGGCGCTCTTTGCTGGGCAGGGCCAGCAGGCGGCGGGTGGTTCCTTCCTGGGTGTTTACGGTCATGCTGCTGATGAGGCCTGCGAGCTCTGGACGGTTCTGCAACAGCCAGTTCATGCGTTTGGTAAAACCCGGGAGGTGATCCAGCACCTGCTGCTCCAATTGCACCACCGCAATCAGAGGCAAGAGGCCCACCAGTGAGCGGATTTTCAGTGGAAAGGCCACATCGTCCACATGCAGGATGTCGTAATAAAAGCCGTCATCCTCATTCCACAGGCCGCTTCCACCGAGGGTGTTGATGGCATCTGCGATGGCCAGAAAATGCTCGAAGTACTTGGAGGCCATGTCCTCGAACGCAGGATCGCTCTGGGCGAGCTCCAGGGCAATCTTCAGCATGGTGGTGGCGTAAAAGGCCATCCAGGCGGTCCCATCGGCCTGCTCGAGTTTCCAGCCCTGCAGGGGGCGTGAGCGGTCAAACACCCCGATGTTGTCGAGGCCCAGAAACCCTCCGGCGAAGAGGTTGTTGCCGTCCCGGTCCTTGCGGTTCACCCACCAGGTGAAATTCAGGGTGAGCTTCTGGAACACCCGTTTTAAAAAGAGGGTGTCCTCTGCGCCTGTGGCCTCATACACCTTCCAGGCTGCCCAGGCATGCACCGGAGGATTCACGTCACTGAAGTTGAATTCGTAGGCAGGCATCTGCCCACTCAGGTGCATGTACCACTCCCTCAAAAAGAGGATCATCTGCATTTTGGCGAAATCCGGGTCGATCTGTGACATCGGCAGCATGTGAAAGGCCAGATCCCACAGGGCATACCAGGGGTACTCCCACTTGTCTGGCATGGAGATCACATCCCGGTTGTACAGGTGCTCCCACTCGGCGTTGCGTCCCAACTGGTGTTTCAAAGGAGGGGCAGGCCGGGCAGGGTCCCCCTCCAGCCAGTCTTTCACCACAAACCAGTAGAACTGCTTGCTGTGCAAAAGTCCTGCGTAGGCCTGTCGGGCAATTCGGGCCTGCTCCGGGGGCACCCCGTAAAGCACCTGACCGTAAAAGAAATCCGTTTCCTGGATTCGGGTTTCGAAGGTCCGGTCAAAGTCCTCTCCAAATGGCTGCAGAATGGGTTGCGTTGCCTGATGCAAACGGAAGTGCAACACGGATTTTTCTCCAGCGGGGACGTGCAGGATGTAGTGGGCGGCCGCTTTGGTCCCGGTCTGTGCGGGGTTCACTGCGTCCTTTTTTTCCTGAACCACAAAGCTGTGAAAAGCATCTTTGACGTAAGGGGAAGCATTCGGGACGCTGAACAGGCGCTGCTGGTCAGATTCATTCTCGGTGAAGAGCCACTCCAGAGGTGGGGTCTGGGCTTCAAAAACGAAATCTTCCAGGGCTTCATGGTGGGTTTTGAGACGCCCCTGATCCAGCACAATGGAAGGTTTCGACCAGTACCCCTCTCCGGTGCGGCCCCAGGACCAGGTGTTGCGGAACCACAAGGTGGGCAGCAGGTGAAGCGTGGCCTCTTCTTCTCCCCGGTTCGCCACGGTGATGCGGATCAGCAGGTCATCTGGGCTTTCCTTGGCATACTCGGCAAAAACATCAAAATATCCCCCATCAAACACCCCGGTGTCCAGAATCTCAAATTCCGCATCTTCGCGGGTGCGCCTGTGGTTTTCCTCCACCAGTGCCTGATAAGGAAAAGCCTGCTGCGGATACTTGTAGAGCGATTTCAGGTAACTGTGCGTCGGGGAGGAGTCCAGGTGATAATAAAGCTCTTTGACGTCCTCACCGTGGTTGCCTTCGGGCCCGGTCAGGCCGAACAGGCGTTCCTTGAGAATGGGGTCCTGACCGTTCCACAGGGCCAGTGCAAAACACAGACGGCACTCCCGGTCGGTGATGCCCATGAGGCCATCCTCACCCCAGCGGTAAGCCCGACTGCGGGCCTGATCGTGGGTGAAACTGCTCCAGACGTTGCCATCTTCCGAGTAGTCTTCCCGCACGGTGCCCCACTGGCGCTCCGACAGGTAGGGTCCCCAGCGTTTCCAGTTCTGTTCACGGGCTTCGGCTTCTTGCAGGCGTTTCTGTTCCGGCAGCAGTCGCATGGGATTCACCATACACAATGAAGCTCAAGATCACCTGAAGGCTCCTGCTGGCAACACAAAAAGCCGGGCAGATTGCAGCAAATCACAGCAAAAACCCCTTCCCACAGTGCAATAATGCCCCCATGAACCAGACGCAAATGGAAAGCATCCGCCTCGAAACCCACTGGACCACCCTGAAGGAAGGCTCTTATGAACTTCCGGTGTATGAATCTGAGGGGTCACGCATTCTGTTCTTTTATGAAACTGGAATTCCTTCCGATCCTGCCCGTCAGGTGCACTACGGTGTGCGCCTGCAGGCCCCCCAGGGGGAAACCCTGTTGATGGAAAAAAATGTGCTCACCCTCGAAGAGGCCCTCAGTGATTTTGAGCGCCTGCACCAGCACCTCCAGCAGCAGGGTCAGCAGGTGATTGCCTCCAGATCCCTGTGAGGTGAAAGAAACCATACCTGCCTCTGGGCAGGTTTTTTTGTGCCCCTGGGAGGAAGGCGGGTCTTCAGCAAACGCTCTTCTGGTGGACAGGCAAAATGTCATGGTTGTGTAACACAAAGGTCTGTCTTTTTGAGCCATCTGGTGACAACCCGGTAAGAAAAACCGCTTTATGCTGGAACCATCCCGCTGAATGGCAGCTGAAGGCAGCTGCTTCACCTTCTCGTTTTTCAAGGCAGGTTCACCATGAAACACCCCCTCTTTGCCCTGATCCTTTCCGGGTTGCTTGCTTCTTGCGCCCAGAAAGCCACCTCCAACCTCCCTGTGCTTCCCGAACCTCCTCGAAACACCACCCATCTGGTGGAAGTGGCATTCAATGGTGTGGGAACCGCCCAGCCCACCAGCAGCGCAAAAACCCTGCAATCCTCAGGCCTCCAGAAACAGGGCCTGCAAACAGTCACCGGAGAGTTGCAGTTCACCTCCCTGTCCACCAGCACGTTCACCGTCAAACGCACAGGAACACGCTTCGTGACCGCCACCTACCAGATCACCAACAACACTGGCCGCACCCTGCATGACCTGGGCCTGGTGGGTGTCGCCCTGAACGACACCGATGGTGACGCCAGCAACAACAGTGTGTCTCCCACCGCACAGGGCACCGCTTTCAGGAGCCTGAAACACTACGATGGCTCAGACGCCAGTGAAAAAGCGCCTGTTCTGGTTCCTGGCACAGCCCAGAAATACGATTACCGTTCAGACAGTGCCGTTGCCGATGACAGTGGAACCGTTTACCGCAGTGGCCTGGACCTGAACGGCTTCACTCCAGCAGCACCTTCGGGTCTCACAATGAACGTGCAGGACTTCGGGTGGTTCCTGGAAGGCGATTTCCCCAGTGGCACCTCGCAGGTGGTGACGTTCTCGGTGGCTTTCCCGATGGATGCGGACCCCAGAAATGATCCCTACAGTTTCTCCTTTGTGGCCACCTACAGCGAAAATGTGCTTCCCGAGCCCACACAGTTTGTCACCCTTGGGGGCGCGCTGAACGTCTCACCCGATGCCAGCCGTCCATTCATCGCAGTGGACCAGAACAACACCCCGGTGGTCTCCTACATGGAGTGGTTCAACGACATTGGCACGGTCACGCAGGTGAAGCGCTGGAATGGCAGCACCTGGGATGCCTATCCTGTCCCTTTCAACAGCGCAACCGAAGGGGCGAGAGAACCCAGTGTGGCCCTGACGCCCTCTGGAAACCCCGTGGTGATGGCCCAGACGTACGGAGGGAGAGGCCTGGCTCTGGCTGTGAAGCGCTGGAATGGCAACAGCTGGGATGATCTGGGCACTGCCGTTGAACTGGACGACATGCACATGCACCTCGACACAGGGTCCATGCAACTCGCTGTGGCACCAGATGGTGCGCCCGTGGTGGTCTACACGGGCATGAAGGCCGATTACAGCACCCCATCGGATGAACTGCACGTCCTCAAATACCAGACGGGGACAGGCTGGGTGGATCTCGGAGGCGCATTGAATTTTGGTCAGTACCATTACCTGGAATTCCCCAGTGTGGCTTTCAACACCTCCGGGCAACCCGTGGTGGCGTGGGCAGAAGCGGTGGACAACCAGTCAGGCGATGTGTGGGTGAAAGCCTGGAATGGTACGTCCTGGACACAACTCGGTGGTCCGCTTGATGTCAACCAGAGCCACCATGTGCTCAACACCTCTGTTGCAGTGGGCAAAAACAACGTGCCTGTGGTGGGCTGGAG
The sequence above is drawn from the Deinococcus cellulosilyticus NBRC 106333 = KACC 11606 genome and encodes:
- a CDS encoding MGH1-like glycoside hydrolase domain-containing protein; amino-acid sequence: MRLLPEQKRLQEAEAREQNWKRWGPYLSERQWGTVREDYSEDGNVWSSFTHDQARSRAYRWGEDGLMGITDRECRLCFALALWNGQDPILKERLFGLTGPEGNHGEDVKELYYHLDSSPTHSYLKSLYKYPQQAFPYQALVEENHRRTREDAEFEILDTGVFDGGYFDVFAEYAKESPDDLLIRITVANRGEEEATLHLLPTLWFRNTWSWGRTGEGYWSKPSIVLDQGRLKTHHEALEDFVFEAQTPPLEWLFTENESDQQRLFSVPNASPYVKDAFHSFVVQEKKDAVNPAQTGTKAAAHYILHVPAGEKSVLHFRLHQATQPILQPFGEDFDRTFETRIQETDFFYGQVLYGVPPEQARIARQAYAGLLHSKQFYWFVVKDWLEGDPARPAPPLKHQLGRNAEWEHLYNRDVISMPDKWEYPWYALWDLAFHMLPMSQIDPDFAKMQMILFLREWYMHLSGQMPAYEFNFSDVNPPVHAWAAWKVYEATGAEDTLFLKRVFQKLTLNFTWWVNRKDRDGNNLFAGGFLGLDNIGVFDRSRPLQGWKLEQADGTAWMAFYATTMLKIALELAQSDPAFEDMASKYFEHFLAIADAINTLGGSGLWNEDDGFYYDILHVDDVAFPLKIRSLVGLLPLIAVVQLEQQVLDHLPGFTKRMNWLLQNRPELAGLISSMTVNTQEGTTRRLLALPSKERLVQVLSYLLDEDEFLSPYGIRSVSKVHEVHPYTLKLDGVDYTVKYTPGESDIGMFGGNSNWRGPIWLPINELIIEALERYAEFFGDDLKVECPVRSGRHLTLREVANDLKQRLIRLFLPDAQGDRPIHGGEERYRSDPHFRDLLLFYEYFHGETGRGLGASHQTGWTALIATLIQPEE